One window of Mesorhizobium sp. WSM4904 genomic DNA carries:
- a CDS encoding LysR substrate-binding domain-containing protein: MRIPSTQALRALDSFARHGSVWRAADELHLTRSAVSHQLRLLERDLGFDLLQRIGKGVALTPRGQRYAADVRKALTVLGDAVTQGGGTGVGGSFAISCPPGFASMFLCTHIGEFQQMYPDVALSVLTPRRLDDVSNPEADAFIAFGVGNWPNRAVELLCEVSFTPLCSPTLLNKIGGFSKPADVLRANLLHLSDTEDWARWLALSKVENPDTEGGIFFSDMNLVFSAAIAGQGIALGDELTGRRALSEGRLVKPFEATVPSPRAYFLVFEHAKAGHPVLNAFSEWLRAKLSENRL; the protein is encoded by the coding sequence TTGCGAATACCTTCCACGCAGGCGCTGCGCGCCCTCGACAGCTTCGCCCGTCACGGCAGCGTGTGGCGCGCCGCCGACGAACTCCACCTCACCCGCAGCGCCGTCTCGCATCAGTTGCGGCTGCTCGAACGCGACCTCGGCTTCGATCTCTTGCAGCGCATCGGCAAGGGCGTGGCGCTGACGCCGCGCGGCCAACGCTACGCGGCGGATGTGCGCAAGGCGCTGACCGTGCTCGGCGACGCGGTGACACAGGGCGGCGGCACCGGCGTCGGCGGCTCCTTCGCCATCTCCTGTCCGCCGGGCTTCGCCTCGATGTTCCTGTGCACCCACATCGGCGAATTCCAGCAGATGTATCCGGACGTCGCGCTCTCGGTGCTGACGCCGCGGCGGCTCGACGACGTCAGCAATCCGGAGGCCGACGCCTTCATCGCCTTCGGCGTCGGCAACTGGCCGAACCGGGCGGTGGAACTGCTGTGCGAAGTCTCCTTCACGCCGCTCTGCAGCCCGACGCTGCTCAACAAGATCGGCGGATTTTCCAAACCCGCCGACGTGCTGCGCGCCAATCTGCTGCATCTCAGCGACACCGAGGACTGGGCGCGCTGGCTGGCGCTGTCCAAGGTGGAAAATCCCGATACCGAGGGCGGCATCTTCTTTTCCGACATGAACCTCGTCTTCTCGGCGGCGATCGCCGGCCAGGGGATCGCCCTGGGCGACGAACTGACCGGCCGCAGGGCGCTGAGCGAGGGCCGGCTGGTCAAGCCGTTCGAAGCGACTGTCCCTTCGCCGCGCGCCTATTTCCTGGTCTTCGAGCATGCCAAGGCGGGCCACCCCGTGCTCAATGCCTTCAGCGAATGGCTAAGGGCGAAGCTGTCGGAGAACAGGCTTTAG
- a CDS encoding cytochrome b has translation MSVISTYTSSQKFLHWVLFALVILLYGLTFGEEFYPRGDPAVDAIWRLHISFGLLLAALVFWRVVLRGMKGAPSLPAEMTAAEQAAAKVGHFVLYALLVAIPVLGILLTWFRGDALSFFGLFTVPAPFAPDRATARTIRELHSLCANGILIVAGIHALAALYHHFVRRDEILTRMLPGNR, from the coding sequence ATGTCCGTCATCAGCACCTATACGTCCAGCCAGAAATTCTTGCATTGGGTGCTCTTTGCCCTCGTTATTCTGCTTTATGGTCTAACCTTCGGCGAAGAGTTCTATCCCCGTGGCGATCCGGCGGTCGACGCCATTTGGCGATTGCACATTTCCTTCGGCCTCCTGCTCGCCGCGCTTGTCTTTTGGCGGGTGGTCCTGCGCGGCATGAAAGGGGCGCCGAGCCTCCCGGCGGAGATGACTGCCGCGGAGCAGGCCGCCGCGAAGGTCGGTCATTTCGTCCTCTACGCGCTGCTGGTCGCGATTCCCGTCCTCGGCATCCTGTTGACCTGGTTCAGGGGCGACGCGTTGAGCTTCTTCGGCCTGTTCACCGTGCCGGCGCCGTTTGCTCCGGACCGAGCGACCGCGCGAACCATCCGCGAGCTGCATTCGCTATGCGCGAACGGCATACTGATCGTTGCCGGCATACACGCCCTTGCCGCGCTCTATCATCACTTCGTTCGCCGTGACGAGATCCTGACCAGAATGCTTCCCGGGAATCGCTAA
- a CDS encoding metalloregulator ArsR/SmtB family transcription factor, which yields MVTKKLTANAESAAAFLAVMGNEKRLLIMNYLAEGELSVGALADKVELSQSALSQHLAKLRRFGLVDTRRDRQMVYYSCKSSAARELLALLDGLLTMDRPLAGPARQALVERMRRPQAA from the coding sequence ATGGTGACGAAGAAACTTACCGCCAACGCAGAAAGCGCGGCAGCCTTTCTTGCGGTGATGGGCAACGAGAAGCGTCTGCTCATCATGAACTACCTGGCCGAAGGCGAATTGTCGGTCGGCGCGCTCGCCGACAAGGTCGAACTCAGCCAGTCAGCACTGTCCCAGCATCTGGCCAAACTGCGCAGGTTTGGCCTGGTCGACACCCGCCGCGACCGCCAGATGGTCTACTACTCCTGCAAGTCGTCCGCGGCGCGAGAGCTCCTCGCTCTGCTCGACGGCCTGCTGACTATGGACAGGCCGCTTGCCGGCCCGGCCCGGCAGGCTCTCGTCGAGAGGATGCGGCGGCCGCAGGCCGCCTGA
- a CDS encoding amidohydrolase — protein MEEPVTTSAQETALACIDGIQPLLSAWTRTIFDFGETAWREYQSAAWYVDRLKREGFSVEEGSGGMPTAFCAHWTNGDGPTVGMYAEYDAVPSNCQDAATVKQPRPGLGFEAGGHTDPHSGLGIGSLGGLLAAKAAMQQHGIKGTLRFTGEPAEKVRGSKPIHAAKGYYDGLAGMISFHPFYMLPLCNTARWDTHCGAAYAMIYRFICDEPENWVRASDGAPIPQAHSAVRAPGANDALMMMCMASKALRDSMLTHQGGWSISEAILTAGQATADNLPAGLAEIQYMIRVPTLRMAEQVTAVLDRNAEAAARMSGCRYERHWVSKSRPGLANHAMAEITYAALAAVGPPRWSEEAKAIAREVQVNAGGEATENPFIDELERLIAPQEAEAILRRDLPPSQVNSTSDDYTDMSWHAPTARFYVARPALRSANGHAYPSWVMNALGGIPATIDPMVTCASKTVALTALRLLEDKAARDAAMDEFVARTGGGVGGSNWIAPLCDYQPPTNFRWPEYVTTPRGHDWWIPSASTA, from the coding sequence ATGGAGGAACCGGTGACGACTTCAGCGCAGGAAACCGCGCTCGCCTGCATCGACGGCATCCAGCCGCTGCTGTCGGCCTGGACGCGCACCATTTTCGACTTCGGCGAAACCGCTTGGCGCGAGTACCAGTCGGCCGCCTGGTATGTCGACCGGCTGAAGCGCGAGGGCTTCTCGGTCGAGGAAGGCTCGGGCGGCATGCCGACCGCCTTCTGCGCCCATTGGACGAACGGGGATGGCCCTACAGTCGGCATGTATGCCGAATACGACGCCGTGCCCAGCAATTGCCAGGACGCCGCGACCGTGAAGCAGCCGAGGCCCGGCCTGGGCTTCGAGGCCGGCGGCCACACCGATCCGCATTCGGGCCTCGGCATCGGTAGCCTCGGCGGCCTGCTCGCCGCCAAGGCGGCGATGCAGCAGCATGGCATAAAAGGCACGCTGCGCTTCACCGGCGAGCCGGCCGAGAAGGTGAGGGGCTCGAAGCCGATCCATGCCGCGAAAGGCTATTATGACGGCCTTGCCGGCATGATTTCCTTCCATCCCTTCTACATGCTGCCGCTCTGCAACACCGCGCGCTGGGACACGCATTGCGGCGCGGCTTACGCGATGATCTACCGCTTCATCTGCGACGAGCCGGAAAACTGGGTTCGCGCAAGCGACGGCGCACCGATCCCGCAGGCGCATTCGGCAGTGCGCGCGCCCGGCGCCAACGATGCGCTGATGATGATGTGCATGGCTTCCAAGGCGCTGCGCGACTCCATGCTGACGCACCAGGGCGGCTGGTCGATCAGCGAGGCGATCCTCACCGCTGGCCAGGCGACCGCCGACAACCTGCCGGCGGGCCTTGCCGAGATCCAGTACATGATCCGCGTGCCGACGCTTCGTATGGCCGAGCAGGTGACAGCCGTGCTCGACCGCAACGCGGAAGCGGCGGCCAGGATGAGCGGCTGCCGCTACGAGCGTCATTGGGTGTCGAAGTCGCGGCCGGGCCTCGCCAACCACGCCATGGCCGAAATCACTTACGCAGCGCTCGCCGCTGTCGGCCCGCCGCGGTGGAGCGAAGAAGCGAAAGCGATCGCCCGAGAGGTCCAGGTCAATGCCGGCGGCGAGGCGACCGAAAATCCGTTCATTGACGAATTGGAGCGGCTGATTGCGCCGCAGGAAGCCGAGGCGATCCTGCGCCGCGACCTGCCGCCTTCGCAGGTGAACTCGACCTCCGACGACTATACCGACATGAGCTGGCATGCGCCGACGGCGCGCTTTTACGTCGCCCGGCCGGCGCTGCGTTCGGCCAACGGCCACGCCTATCCTTCCTGGGTGATGAATGCGCTGGGCGGCATTCCGGCCACCATCGACCCGATGGTGACCTGCGCCTCCAAGACGGTCGCGCTGACCGCGCTGCGCCTGCTGGAGGACAAGGCCGCGCGCGACGCCGCGATGGACGAGTTCGTCGCCCGCACCGGCGGCGGCGTCGGCGGCTCGAACTGGATCGCGCCGCTCTGCGATTACCAACCGCCGACAAACTTCCGCTGGCCGGAATATGTCACCACGCCGCGCGGACACGACTGGTGGATCCCGTCCGCTTCCACCGCATGA
- a CDS encoding ABC transporter permease has product MPTYRPGPVSLILAVLVALFLLMPLLAVIPVSLTPSRMLTMPTGELSLRHYRSLIEDPRWLDSILLSLRIGIVSSALSTVLALTFSLGVWMFQPRFTAALVGFVLLPMVVPPVVSAVTLYFLLTSVSGISSFFGYDTWLGVAMAHSVMTVPFATVLILVSLSQLDRRIDLAARGLGASVWERATRVIMPNIKFGIVTAALLSFVLSWEEIGVTLFITSVNAITLPRLMWMGLRDNIDPAIAALSVILIIITVLVLAMRSVITRRRPAA; this is encoded by the coding sequence ATGCCGACCTATCGCCCCGGCCCCGTCTCGCTCATCCTCGCAGTGCTCGTGGCGCTGTTTCTGCTTATGCCGTTGCTCGCCGTCATCCCCGTGTCGCTCACGCCGAGCCGCATGCTGACCATGCCGACGGGCGAATTGTCGCTGCGCCACTACCGCTCACTGATCGAGGATCCGCGCTGGCTCGATTCGATCCTGCTCTCGCTCCGGATCGGTATCGTCAGCAGCGCGCTCTCCACCGTGCTGGCGCTCACCTTCAGCCTGGGCGTGTGGATGTTCCAGCCGCGCTTCACCGCCGCCCTCGTCGGCTTCGTGCTGCTGCCGATGGTGGTGCCCCCGGTGGTCTCGGCGGTGACGCTCTATTTCCTGCTCACCTCGGTCTCCGGCATCTCGTCCTTCTTCGGCTACGACACCTGGCTGGGTGTCGCGATGGCGCATTCGGTGATGACGGTGCCTTTCGCCACCGTTCTGATCCTGGTGTCGCTCAGCCAGCTCGACCGCCGCATCGACCTTGCCGCGCGCGGCCTGGGCGCCAGCGTGTGGGAGCGCGCGACGCGTGTCATCATGCCCAACATCAAGTTCGGCATCGTCACCGCGGCACTGCTCTCCTTCGTGCTTTCCTGGGAAGAGATCGGCGTCACGCTGTTCATCACTTCGGTGAACGCCATCACCCTGCCGCGCCTAATGTGGATGGGCCTGCGCGACAACATCGATCCGGCGATCGCGGCGCTGTCGGTGATCCTGATCATCATCACCGTGCTGGTACTCGCCATGCGCAGTGTCATCACACGGCGGCGCCCGGCGGCGTGA
- a CDS encoding ABC transporter permease: MRGTLSDRMGAALLMAPLLLFLVLAYAWPFLGVVKWSFTLPSPGLGQYHALLTDDLVQSVFIRTLRIAAIVTVVSVTAAYAITVVWVRGSPVQRVLAEFCILVPFWISVLTRAFGWVALLSNRGLINTWLQSIGFISEPLTLVRNEFGVIVGMSHFLIPFAVFPLASAMRSLDERVLLAARGLGSSRMRTFWTVFVPMTRSGIIGSALITFVFSLGFFVTPAILGGGRSVMIAELIYLRIFQSPDWGLGAAISVVLVVFVGALMALLFRYVKPRQLV, encoded by the coding sequence ATGAGAGGCACCCTCTCCGACAGGATGGGCGCGGCGCTGCTGATGGCGCCGCTGCTCCTGTTCCTCGTCCTTGCCTATGCCTGGCCTTTCCTCGGCGTGGTGAAGTGGAGTTTTACACTCCCCTCGCCTGGCCTCGGCCAGTACCACGCCCTGCTCACCGATGACCTGGTGCAGTCGGTGTTCATCCGCACGCTGCGCATCGCGGCGATCGTAACGGTCGTGTCGGTGACCGCGGCCTATGCGATCACCGTTGTCTGGGTGCGCGGCAGCCCGGTGCAGCGCGTGCTTGCCGAGTTCTGCATCCTGGTGCCGTTCTGGATTTCGGTGCTGACGCGCGCTTTCGGCTGGGTGGCGCTGCTCTCCAACCGCGGCCTGATCAACACCTGGCTGCAATCGATCGGCTTCATCTCCGAGCCGCTGACCCTGGTGCGCAACGAGTTCGGCGTCATCGTCGGCATGTCGCATTTCCTCATACCTTTCGCGGTGTTTCCGCTGGCGTCCGCCATGCGCAGCCTCGACGAGCGCGTGCTGCTTGCGGCGCGAGGCCTGGGCTCCAGCCGCATGCGCACCTTCTGGACGGTATTCGTGCCGATGACGCGCTCGGGCATCATCGGCTCGGCGCTAATCACCTTCGTCTTTTCGTTGGGCTTCTTCGTGACGCCGGCGATCCTCGGCGGCGGCCGCAGCGTGATGATCGCGGAGCTGATCTACCTGCGCATCTTCCAGAGCCCGGACTGGGGGTTGGGCGCGGCGATCAGCGTCGTGCTGGTGGTGTTCGTCGGCGCGCTGATGGCGCTGCTCTTCCGCTACGTCAAACCGAGGCAATTGGTGTAG
- a CDS encoding ABC transporter ATP-binding protein yields the protein MQQPGRAAEIKANGIGKSFGSFRALDNLTLDIGRGEFLTLLGPSGSGKTTFLMILAGFVQPSEGRLFSDGTDITDRPAEQRAAGMVFQGYALFPHMSVEQNIAFPLKVRKKSASEIKSRVGEMIERVGLKGHEKKLPAQLSGGQQQRVALARALVFEPGVLLLDEPFSALDKSLRGQMQAEMKRLHQETGTTFVFVTHDQSEALALSSRVAIFNHGKLLQVGRPDEVYDRPANRFVAEFLGEINMLPVKGVKPADNGATGVCEDRAVNMRCKAEAIKGDAILAIRPEHMSIAPEASAGENGIAATAVASTYLGAATKLDLTTRQGAKVTVSVPNEVAASALSKGNSVWLTWPAEKGFLLPDGGQ from the coding sequence ATGCAGCAACCCGGCCGGGCCGCAGAGATCAAGGCGAACGGGATCGGCAAGAGCTTCGGCTCGTTCCGGGCGCTGGACAATCTGACGCTCGATATCGGCCGCGGCGAGTTCCTGACGCTGCTTGGGCCGTCCGGTTCCGGCAAGACCACTTTCCTGATGATTTTGGCCGGCTTCGTTCAGCCGAGCGAAGGCCGCCTCTTCAGCGACGGCACCGACATCACGGACCGGCCGGCCGAGCAGCGCGCCGCGGGAATGGTGTTCCAGGGCTACGCGCTGTTCCCGCATATGAGCGTAGAGCAGAACATCGCTTTCCCGCTCAAGGTGCGCAAGAAATCGGCTTCCGAGATCAAAAGCCGCGTCGGCGAGATGATCGAGCGCGTCGGGCTCAAGGGCCACGAGAAGAAATTGCCGGCGCAGCTTTCCGGCGGCCAGCAGCAGCGCGTGGCGCTCGCCCGCGCGCTGGTGTTCGAGCCGGGCGTGCTGCTTCTCGACGAGCCGTTCTCGGCGCTGGACAAGAGCCTGCGCGGCCAGATGCAGGCCGAGATGAAGCGGCTGCACCAGGAGACCGGCACCACCTTCGTCTTCGTCACCCACGACCAGAGCGAGGCGCTGGCGCTGTCCTCGCGCGTCGCCATCTTCAACCACGGCAAGCTCCTGCAGGTCGGCAGGCCGGACGAGGTCTACGACCGGCCGGCCAACCGCTTCGTCGCCGAGTTCCTGGGCGAGATCAACATGCTGCCGGTGAAGGGCGTCAAGCCCGCCGACAATGGCGCCACCGGTGTTTGCGAGGACCGCGCGGTCAACATGCGCTGCAAGGCGGAAGCGATCAAGGGCGATGCCATCCTGGCCATCCGTCCGGAGCACATGTCGATCGCGCCCGAAGCTTCTGCCGGCGAGAACGGCATCGCCGCGACCGCCGTCGCCTCGACCTATCTGGGTGCCGCGACCAAGCTCGACCTCACCACCCGCCAGGGCGCGAAGGTCACCGTGTCGGTGCCGAACGAGGTTGCGGCCTCCGCTCTCAGCAAAGGCAATTCCGTCTGGCTGACCTGGCCGGCGGAAAAGGGTTTCCTCCTGCCGGACGGAGGACAATGA
- a CDS encoding ABC transporter substrate-binding protein, producing the protein MNDTKKQTIESLAERAKRGEISRRQFAQLAGLVLAGTPMLLRSTSSFAETKGLVLVNWGGDAITAYDAAYGQPFTKDTGIPVKMDGSGPTEGAIAAQFKSGAPTWDLVDVDPFSAITLGGQGMLEPIDYKIVDKSKMRPGFGWEYAASTYFFSYVIAYDSQKFGSNAPTGMADFFDVKKFPGKRSLYKWGVSSWEAALLADGVAPASLYPLDLKRAHDKIAAFKENVVSYWGGGAESQSVLLNGEASMAIVWSTRASLIEQDSGGQIKFIWDQGLISPGALAVLKNNPGGKEAAMKFIASTQDPQKELVMFDKLGQGPANPAADALIPADKKRINPVDPDNMKKQIALDMEWYAKNYGAALDEYTKIISA; encoded by the coding sequence ATGAACGATACCAAGAAGCAAACCATCGAATCCCTCGCCGAGAGGGCAAAACGCGGCGAAATCTCGCGCCGGCAGTTCGCGCAGCTCGCGGGCCTGGTGCTTGCCGGTACGCCGATGCTGCTGCGCTCGACCAGCTCTTTCGCCGAGACCAAAGGACTGGTGCTGGTGAACTGGGGCGGCGACGCCATCACGGCTTACGATGCCGCCTACGGCCAACCGTTCACCAAGGACACCGGCATCCCGGTCAAAATGGACGGCTCAGGCCCGACCGAGGGTGCGATCGCGGCGCAGTTCAAGAGCGGCGCGCCGACCTGGGACCTCGTCGACGTCGATCCGTTCTCGGCGATCACGCTCGGCGGCCAGGGCATGCTCGAGCCGATCGACTACAAGATCGTCGACAAGAGCAAGATGCGGCCGGGCTTCGGCTGGGAATATGCCGCCTCGACCTACTTCTTCTCCTATGTGATCGCCTACGACTCGCAGAAATTCGGCTCCAACGCGCCGACCGGCATGGCCGATTTCTTCGACGTCAAGAAATTCCCAGGCAAGCGCTCGCTCTACAAATGGGGCGTGTCGAGCTGGGAAGCGGCGCTCCTTGCCGACGGCGTGGCGCCCGCCTCGCTCTATCCGCTCGACCTCAAGCGCGCGCATGACAAGATCGCCGCCTTCAAGGAAAACGTCGTCTCCTATTGGGGAGGCGGCGCCGAGAGCCAGAGCGTGCTGCTCAACGGCGAGGCCTCGATGGCGATCGTGTGGTCGACGCGCGCTTCGCTGATCGAGCAGGACTCGGGCGGCCAGATCAAGTTCATCTGGGACCAGGGCCTGATCTCGCCCGGCGCGCTGGCGGTGCTGAAGAACAATCCAGGCGGCAAGGAAGCGGCGATGAAGTTCATCGCCAGCACGCAGGATCCGCAGAAGGAGCTGGTGATGTTCGACAAGCTCGGCCAGGGTCCGGCGAACCCGGCGGCCGACGCGCTGATCCCGGCCGACAAGAAACGCATCAATCCCGTCGATCCGGACAACATGAAGAAGCAGATCGCGCTCGACATGGAGTGGTACGCCAAGAACTACGGCGCAGCGCTCGACGAATACACCAAGATCATCTCCGCCTGA